In Rhipicephalus sanguineus isolate Rsan-2018 chromosome 1, BIME_Rsan_1.4, whole genome shotgun sequence, the DNA window ACTCggcttttttccttttcaaaagaAGCGCTCCGTGGCCCCATGCTGCTGAGCCACGCGAAGCGCAGAGAAAGCGAGCACCTTCGAGGAGAGGGGGCGGATCATCTGATCACCTCACGCCACTGGCATCACGCCACCCTTTTGCTACCAACCGGCGTTCACTGAGGCCGTGGGTATGGCTGCATGGGAGCACGGAAGAAGTTGTTTCCAACACTAACGCAACATTTAGTGGCATCGGGAGCCTTCTATCGCTAAGGTATTTGTAACTAATAACGATTGTATTAAATCGGGCGTCCAACACAAGCTGACCCAAAGCGGCGTCGTCTGCTCTTCCGCTCGCCCACTACGACATGACGGGGTGGGCACGTCGGTTCCGGCGTCGTTCGTCCAATGGGAAAGCCGTAAGCCATTCTCACGTGACACCTGGCTTCCTCTCCCCTGTGTTGCCGGTCGGTCTATGGACGCGTGATCCTTTCTTTCGCGATCACCGATACCACCGTTTACACGTCTCTAAAATAAGTGCCGCAGTAGGGCCTTGAAGAGCTGCCGCACTGGATACTGTCTGCCCTGTGAAATAACCCCAGGCAAGTGCTTCTTTCATCGATATTTGTTCCAATGTGCTCGCTGGACGTCAGTGCCCATCGGGCTGGGGTGACACGACAGTAAGCCCAACGAATGTCAGTGGATGCATCGCCGGCTCCACTTGGCCTAATGCCGGAGATCAGTTTTTCTATGCTGTTAGCACATGCCTCACACAATTAATGTGAACATATATATTTATTCTGATCTGGATATGTATTGCGTGCTGCCCACATTTGCATCGGCCTGCGACATCTGTGTTCGCACTCGGTGCTTTTACTGCGCCTTTGTAATACTGCAGTAAATCAGAATTTCTTATAAACTCCTTACGTCGGCATGATTACATCACCCGTGTTATGTAGCTAGATCCATTCGCAAAGTTTTGAACTGAAATAACGTTGGATGGGCGTTAAGCGTGTCGGTTTTTTTCCATCTCCGGCGCCGTCGCACGGCCGTTTACCCCGAAGGATATATAGCCTGCAGCGTAGTGGCCGTGTGCACTGCTCGTAGCTGTGCAGCAATGGAGATGTTGGCTTTCCTGTCTAGCGCCTTGACCGTGCTAGGCAGCACGAACCGACCGTTGGAGGTCTTCCCTGTAGGTACTGCAGATGCGCTGCAGTGAGCTGAACAGATGAGCTGCGCTTATATGCTCTCACTGTACGTAATACATTGGATGCCTCCCGCGCACGCAGTTTGTAGCCGTTTTGCTGTGATATCTGTTCTTGTGTTCTGAGTATTTCAATGAGGTAGAATTTATAGACTTTTCCCATCAATGTTCGCAGGAGCGAGCCATGTCGACAGTGACGGAGACTGTCACGCAGGAGCGTCCTGCCCCCAAGCCGTACAAGATGGAGATAGTATGGCGCAATGTGATCCTCATGGGGAGCCTGCATCTGATCTCCATCTACGGTTTCTACTTGATTTTCTTCGCCGTGCAGTGGAAGACCGTGCTCGCCGGTGAGGCTGGTTTCTGACAGATGTTTCATTCATTCGCCGCCGCAAGCTCGCGCGTGCTGTAGCGCACCGCTGACTGCGCAGCATCACGGGCCAGCCCACTTGCCTCTCTCTCGCCTTACCCCCTTCCTCCTTTCGTGCTTAGGTCGCCTATTTGCGACCGTGGCAGTGGTGCATTAAACGTCGGATATGATGCGCTGCTTTCACTCGTTTTATGCTTCGTTCATTATTTTCCTAGCACTAGGTGTACTGGGCCCGGGAAGAAGCAAACATAGCGCGTTGGGCCATTAGTTGATGGCTGTGCTGCAGTGCGGTTATTACGTTTTCTTCCCTTGTTTATAACGAGTGTAACAGATCGTTATATGCCTTCTGCATTTGTCCCTGAACCAGCTCGAAAATACCGGAAACCAGTAATTCATTTTGTTATTGCTGTAGCGAGATTACAATTGCTGACAAGTGGGATGAGACAGTACATGTGATACTCCTTGTTGGTGTACTGCTTTTTGTTTGTCAGCGCTGAGCTACTCTagatcacggccgctggatgaaaaagcgcacggccGTGTCTAGATGAACCGGTGAGCAATGGTCGCTATGATTCCATTTTATCGCTATTCAACGCAATGCGCCTCGTCTGATTGGAAGTCTCTTACTACTTTCTTGAATGCCCTAGCTGCCAGCCGCAGCTCTCGTAATTAACAAGGATTTAGGACCTGGCCTGATAATAAAGTGATATTCTGCTACTTCCAATTAAGCAAACCAGGAGTGTTTCATGGTTCCATGCTGTTAAATCTCATGtacttgttttgttgttttttaacaTTGTCCAGATTTCCTCACTTGAAGACATGCTTGACAGtcagcttttgttttttttttttactgtgcaaTATCAGTGATTGGCACCTGCTCTGTCGTGCAGTGTTAAGTACTTTGTAGCAGCCCACGAAACACGAagcctctataaaacgttttatagaggtttatagaggttttaaacgttttaaagacgttttatagaggttatgTGTTTCATGGGAGATAGCTAAAATTGATCATTTTATCAATTttgtatctttgcaaccaacttGGGGTCTGTGTAAGCTGTTGTTCCATTTAATCCAGTGAAGTTTTCAGCCACTGAATAATGTAGTTCTTAATTTGATAAGACTTGTTCcttgtgtgtcttcttttttcttttcttttttttttcctgagcaaGGGACAGCAAGCACACCCGGTGACATAAGTTTATGGGACTTGAGATTCGCAAAGAGACTGAAGGCATGCTTAGCCTGGGAAGATGGCCTCTATTTAAATGCTTTCAGCCTGTAGTATTTTTTCATGACTTGCACAGCTACCCATTAGATTGGAGGTGCCACTCATTGACAGAGCAGAAATTCATATTGCCGTGAGGCCCGTACCCCAGAAACTTTTGTCACTGGATGTGCATTTCACTATGGGTGAAATTCAGCCATGCTTCTGTGTTAAAATGATGTTATGCTTTTTTTAAAACTCAAGTGCCTTGTGGGTGATGTCGTGTATAATGCAGTTCTCATGCTGCCTTTTAGGGTTGAAGCCTGTGCAACAAAAATGGCGTCATCATATTTATATATCAAGCACTGAATGTAGTGTTGCCACTTGGCCTCAGTATTAAGGTCCATGATTTGACTTAATGCAAAATGTTGCTGCATAAGGCATATGTGTTTTCCCCACATGAAGCACTCCATTAAAGGAACACTAGAGAGAAAAATAGTctctttctcatattagtaaattaccctttcacaataccaaaagcaccactcttgtCACGGGAAGACACTTGTGAAgcaaaaatatgcaaaaaaaatgcTGGTGGCAATATTACCTTGAAGTTCCTCACCAACTTCCCATGCCATGATAGATTTTCATGGCACATCTGCTAGCCCCCACAACGGCATTGCTCGTTATCAAATTGTTTCAGCATGTAAAACCGAAACATAATTCAAATTTATATGGCCACTTGCCGCACCTTtatatgtgctttttttttttttcatttgctttttACCAGCAAAGTACATTGAGCTGTCTTTAGCAAACTTAGTGTTATGGAGatattagttgtttttttttttacgctttaTATGTACCTTGTGCTAATTTACATGTCCAGTAGGTGCCCTTTGCCAGCGGCCTGTGTACTTACTTTTTTTATTGGTCCTAGCTCCTCTGCTGCATTTTTGGAAGTGGGATGGCAAGCGAAATTTCTTTCGTGCTTGGCTATTTTGCTTGTGCTTGCACTATGCTGTTGCTGTGAATCAGTCTTGTGTGATTGAGTTCTGGCCTATAAAGTATGGAGCTCCACCATCAACTATGCACAACCATTTGCTGAAAAATATTTTAACCTCTTTACTGTAGCTTTAGATGGGGAATTTAGGTATGTTCCTTTAGGGAGAGGAAAAGTGAATAAAAATAACACATAAAAGCGAACTTAGCCAAGCGTACCTATTGCCACAATCGTAAGTTTGTTTTTTCTGCTTGTTCATGTTCTACCATTTTGTGAAGATCAATTGGATTAGCTTTTTAGATAAATTTCTAGCCCAAAAACAGCTTTGTATTTTCTTCTAAGAGCTGTAACTTTACTTGTTGCTGAAAATACTGAAAAGAAGACTGACTATTAAATGGAAATGGAACAGTGTTGCACAGTGCCTGTACACGCTGAGGCACGTATTGCCAACATCAGCAAAAAATTTGCCGCAATGTGGGCTGTCACTGTCCTGGTCCTTGTTAATTGGGCACAAGACATGTTTCGTGGCAAATGTTGTGCACAAAGCCAGCAATAAACTTGTCTGCAAAAGGTGCTGATCAACGTATTCCATGCTTTTAAACCACTCTAAATGTCATCATAACGATTACCACTGCCTACTGAGTGAACGAATGAGGCTACTAATCGTGGGGGACAGCACGAAAGACAAGCCAGAAAAGGCACGCATACAACCACACGTTCCTAcgatatgttcaaccaactagccaacaagttcactcttcaagaGGCTACTAAGCTGGTTTTCTTTTTATGTCAAGCATTTTGCCATTGCGAGCGATGTGAATAAAGACCATGGTCATCATGGCAATTTTTAGCAGTTTACAGCATGTGGGGGAACAAACAGTGTGCAAGGTCacccatttattattattattattattattattattattattattattattattattattattattattattattattattattattattggccaTAGTGTTGTATATGCAAGGTAAATTGTATGGTACACATGTGGGATTGTAGCATTTCACTGGATGTCACATTGGATCCCTTTAATTGGATCATAATCAGCTAATGTGCACTTCATTATATTTATGACATGGTGAAAACAGCAACAGAGTTCTTTATACGTTGTGTACATCCCGTCCAGCCTATGTTCTCTACACGGTGTCTGGCATTGGAGTGACAGCCGGTTCCCATCGCCTGTGGTCACACAAGTCATACAAAGCTAAGCTGCCCTATCGCATCATGGTGATGATTTTCCAGACCATGGCTTTTCAGGTGAGCGAGCAACATTTCTTTGTGTGCTTTACGCAGGAGAATCGCCGTGCTATAGCTTGGTGGTGCAATTTGATGTGTCAGGGGCACTTCAATAAAGATGGAGTAtgggaaaaaaaacacaaaacagtgCACGTGACTTTCCTCAGTGTGCATTGATGCTGAAAGTCCGGACAGTTTGTCTTATTATGCCACTAGTTTAGTGGGCAAGTACCGTTTCTGTGCTTTCACTGATGAACTGCTCAGCATAATAGATTCTTGTAAGTGCAGTAGAACAGTCTTGTCAACAGTGTAGGCACTGCAGTTGTTGGGTTTTTATTTTAGGCATTGACTAACGATCCTCTGTGAAATGTAATGATAAGTTTCTGCATGCAACTGAAACCACATATGCAATTGAAGACGGCAGTGTTCACCaactgaaaaaaatttcagttctTGCTGCGTTTGGCAAACATATTGAACTCCTTTGTAAGTGTCATGACAAGTTCCAGGGAAGCAGGATTGAAAACCAAACTCATATTGGTGAACAAGAGCATGCAAAAGTCCCAAGCATTTTGTTCTTGTGGCCTACCGTGTAATGCAGCTAATGTGCCATATTTTAAGTTTACGTGCAAAAAACCTCCGTATGGCTATGGTTTTGGCAGCATGATATGTTACAAACATTGGGCTTACTTGGAGTTCGACATATGAATTTGAGGACAAAATGTCCAGTGACAGTGTCACACCTACTGTATTGCTACAACgctatttttttcaatgccagtgcaaaTGTTCGCTTCTCAGTGGGAACCATTGGTCCGCCTTAATTCAAAGAGTTGTCGTGGTGCAACGCCACCTAAAGGGTCAGACTGCTTGCATAACACGTGCGTCTGAGCGTGTTTCCATAGATGCGCTATCCCTCTCCAAAATCATGAGTCTGTCAGATTTGTGCCTTCGTGCTCCTTCCTGTGTGGCTCGAAGCATTGCCGTTGGCTCAGAGCGCTCGTGTGGCACATCTTAAAGGCAGCGCATGCAGCAGCGTCGCAGTGACGTGTCCCCATTGGTAGCCCACATAGTGCAACGAACAGAAACGCACCATCTCAAAACACAGCATCTCTTAGAGAGCCAATGTGACAGCCAACAGTGATCGTGAGGGATGCAAGATGCCGCCCCATGGATCTGAACACAACTGAACAAAACAACTACCTCATCTGACTTCCATCGTGAGGCACCACCTGCGTTCATGGGGGGTACTCTCCCCCATGAACGCAAAGCAGACACGAAGGCTAGCTGACTGGGGAGAGTAGGAAAGGGCTAGAGGAGAGGGTGGTAAACGGCTGCAGTgggcgcatctggctggcatttaaaaaaatagaggaggcactggctaCAAATTGCTGAACTCCTGCCACAAACATTGTTACGTGGCAGTATTGCTGTTCATCGCTCAAGTAACTTGGTGAAACTATTGATATTGTCCAGTGGTGGTTTTGGTGTATCTTTGTATCTTGTGCCACCTTTATGAGGCCTAAATCTGTATTTTTTACTTAAAAAAGCACACGTCTAGTGGGGTTATGCAGTAGATCATgataaaataaaatttttggttaattcaaacaaatttctgatttttggttggcccactatgttctcaatgtattttaaagccacTTAATTTAAACTGCTCCATTGCGTAAATTTGGTTAATTTTGTTTTTGCTTGACTGTGCCagaaaatatctgctgcctttgttgtttCTAGGCGAACATTGCGTTCTTATATCACTAACAGTCGAAACCAAATTGCCTGTCTACAAAGTGGCCAATCTTGCCAAACTGCACCCACCAACAATCTCATGTTGatggaggaagaaaaataaaacgagaCTGGCTGCCCATGGTGTATCGCGTGCGGAACGCTTAACTTTTGCTGCAGTTATAGTGGTGTCGTGCGGGAAAATGTACCAATACTGGGAACGGGGCTATCGGCTGTCGCAGTACACAGCacacattttgtcccttaattacgTGTGCATGTACGTGCCACGTAATAATGAACACCTCTATGATGGctgacgtctgaaaactttactggCAGTCATTCAAAGCTATGTATGGCTTTACTGTGGACCTGAGAACCAATAAATAAAACCATACGCAgttttcttttgttgcatacaccctttccctcccccttatGTTTTACGAATCTAGAATTTCGCGGTGCccaggttggcaggtatgtaaATGTGAATGTTTAATCTCAACACAAGTTTGTACGTTGTCCCGAGTCATATTTATGGGAACTGATGATTCGGACTTccgataattcaaacaaaatcctggAGTCCCTTCAATTATGAATTATCGAGAACCTACTGTAGGTCCTTTTGACAAGCTATCAGTTAGGGACCTTTTGACAAAAATTTCAGTATGAACTTTTTTTTTGGCAAAGAGAGAGCGGGGAAAGATAGGCAAATACTCAAGAAACCATTTTTGTTTGGCTGTAGTTATTACTTGCCCCATAATTGAGGACATTTAATAGAGGAAGAATGACAAAATAATTCACTAATTGTCCTTGTAGTTGAATTGTAATGTGAGTCATAACTTCAGAATTCAGTGCAAGCTGCAGCTATGGAACTACATATCTTGCACCCTTTGTGCATCCACCCTCCAAAACAGTTGCttaaaatattgaaaaaaatgtTTACCTCTGCCATGTGGTCAGAAAAGCTACCTAACTTAATCAGCCACACTTTTCTACAAATCCTGACAGAGATGTAGGCATTTGCTACTGCATTTTTCAGTTGGCAGTGCATGCTACTCCATTAGCTCATCCATGAGTGACCATGTGCAGAAGCAGCAGAAAGTGCCACTGAAGGGTTTGAATGTGGCAAAGTGCTGAAGTTGGCTTATCCTTGTGGCTCCTTTCAGAATGATATCTTTGACTGGGCAAGAGATCACAGGATGCACCACAAGTACTCCGAGACAACTGCTGACCCACATGATGCAACGCGAGGCTTCTTCTTCTCGCACGTTGGCTGGCTTCTTGTGCGCAAGCACCCAGATGTCCGTAATAAGGGCAAGAACATCGACATGAGTGATCTGCTGGCTGACCCTGTTGTACGCTTTCAAAGAAGGTATGCTCCATGCTTTGGTAACTGCATGTCATATTCAGGAtacacagtgattccactcctgcgccaactgcgcaaaagtgcgccaaattgtatttactgcgccatcctgataatatcgacgaaaattgcgccaaactgcgccaaagtctcgggtttgggggcgcctatcaccggcaatcgcaccgccggcgcgtcagaacatgtgcagctcgatcttggggctgccaataaagtcccaatcatggaccaagaattattccgctgaataaatagcgctcgcgcgtgcgttccgagtaagccacgatgccatgcacggtgccgacgcagcttctgttctgcaagtcggctcgacagcaaaacgcgctctccccagaggctcgtgacgcctaggcctatcggtagcgagaaagtgcaacggcgattcatcggcggacgtcgtctgttccagaaacactgctgatagctcgtttcaagcgtcgcacggcacgtaaggaaagcaatgttcagtaataactacatgcgtgccgctaaaatgtctgtcacttttgtttccggacatcgcggaatgaaatctgggatatcgttcgcagtagatatatgggacaatatcgaattttccttgcttcgtgttcatggaagagcacgcgaacggtggaaacgcgttgacacttttcctcagatatactttatcgatggatcttcatccagaacagctttttcgtaattccttccgccagcacgtcagagtttgtaatcactctgcagtaaataccccctaaaaggccctgccctttcgagctcacgtgctagggttccaattcgaattttttgcttgctttttttttttaaatgtcatctcattagtaaaatcatatctcctggtcggagcagccgcaaatgcgcagctgtcaccagcgggcccgtcgctgacggcccacagtgaagcggctacgccatgtaacacgtccgcccctcgctttcgggggtcaatagctaacggttaaaaaaaattcagtttcgcttaagagcgaagcaatgaatgcgataccaaaaaaatgtattgtgaaacgaagtaagattagtcgctaactcttttggatccgatctcgcgtaactcaacaaaacgctggtttaagcgaatatggcccctccaggaaccgaagcgttttcttgctctgagttctgtatacgcgaagtaagcgttgagagcacagcaagtttacgagccgtct includes these proteins:
- the LOC119404897 gene encoding stearoyl-CoA desaturase 5, whose product is MSTVTETVTQERPAPKPYKMEIVWRNVILMGSLHLISIYGFYLIFFAVQWKTVLAAYVLYTVSGIGVTAGSHRLWSHKSYKAKLPYRIMVMIFQTMAFQNDIFDWARDHRMHHKYSETTADPHDATRGFFFSHVGWLLVRKHPDVRNKGKNIDMSDLLADPVVRFQRRYYLPLMVSLCFILPAVLPWWLWGETLWNAFVVCSLTRYCFTLNMTWLVNSAAHIWGNRPYDRHISPRQNLVTIVGAHGEGFHNYHHTFPYDYRTSELGCRINTTTWFIDFFAWLGQVYDRKEVPTNVVERRMERTGDGSRGLTAGTRSW